The nucleotide sequence GCCCAGTCCCAGATTTTAACTCTCCTTACATTAGCAGACGGATCAAGTGTCGTAACCGAAACCGTTTTTGAGAACAGATTCCGTATAGTAGATGACCTTATAAAAATGGGGGCTAGCATAAGAGTTGAGGGAATTTCTGCATTCATTACAGGAGTAAAAGAACTCAAACCTTCTGTTGTTACAGCAAAAGACTTGAGAGGTGGAATGTCTTTACTACTTGCAACACTGTCAGCTAAAGGCACAAGCAAAGTTTTAGACCCAATTCATATAGACAGGGGATATGAAAATTATATAGATAAAATTCAAAAACTTGGCGGCGATGTTGTCAGGAAAGCATCTTAAATTTTATAAATTTGAAGGAACTCTAAATGATTTTGTAGTAATTGACGGAAGAGAAAACTCCATTGAGCACCCTGAAGAATTGTCAAAAATTCTTTTAGATAGACATGCTTCCATTGGAGGTGATTCTCTTCTATATCTTGAGGAAAGCAAGATTGCTGATATTAAAATGCGCGTATTAGAAAAAGATGGAAGTGAATCTGAAATGTGTGGAAATGGTGCACGTTGTATTGGTCTTTACTTTAGTAAGTTTTTCAATCGCAATAGCATCAAAATCGAAACAAAAGCAGGTATAAAGGTTGTAAAGAAGGTAGATGATAATGTATTTTCTGTTTCGATGGGGACAATGGGTAAGATTGATAAATTTGTCAAAGGTTTACCAACTGGAAATTCTCACATCATTGAACTCTTTGGCTTAAAATTATACATTGTAAATTCATCTGAACCACATGCTGTTATCCCTTTGAAAAACATAAAAAGAATTCCGAAGAACAAAGCATTAAAGATAGCAAAAAATTTTACACTTTTTCCTTTTGGAATTAATGTGGATTTTATCGAAATAGTTAATAAAAGTACCATTAAAATGAGAACCATTGAAAGAGGCGTTTACGAAGAAACCCTTGCTTGCGGAACTGGTGCAGTTGCTTCTTCGTATGTTTTTAATAAATTCTTGAACGGTGAAAGTGTCGTTTTAGTAAAAGCGCTTGGAGGAGACCTAAAAGTAAAAATTACTGATGATGGAAATTACTTAGAAGGCAAGGCAAATTTTGTTTTTAAAGGAGAAATTGAAATATGATAAACGAGAATATTTACAAGTGGGAAACTAAAGTCAAAGATAAATTCGCACGAGATGGAAAATTCTTTGTAGAACTTGAGGAGACCAACTTCTATCCTGATGGAAAAGGAGGTCAACTTGGCGACAGAGGAACAATCGGCAAGGCAAATGTATTATTTGTTTTAGAAGAAAAGAATAGGGTTCTCCATGAAGTTGATGCACTTGATATCGAAGAATCTATATCTTGCGAAATTGACAAAGATAGAAGACTCGATATATCAAGAGAGCATACTGCCCAGCACATTCTTTCGCAATCTTTTATTAAGTTATACAATCTCGAAACCGTAAGTTTTCATATGGGGGAGGAGTATTCAACAATAGACATCGAAGGAACCAACATATCACAAGAAAATATTAAAGAGGTAGAAAATTTTGCTAATAGCATTATATTAGAAGATAGGGCAGTTAAAAAGTATTACATTGATGAACAGGAGTTAAATAAAATTGATTTGAGAAAGAAAACGGAAATTGCTCCCCCAATAAGAGTTGTTGAGGTCGAGAACTTTGATAAGTCTTTGTGTGGAGGCACTCATGTTGATAGAACCGGACAAATCGGTCTTGTAAAAATACTAAAAACAGAAAAAACAAAAAAAGATTTCACAAGAATTTATTTTGTATCAGGCCTCCGTGCTCTCAGGGCATTTCAAAACAAAAATGAAATCATAGAAGAAATTTCTAAAATCCTTACAACGGGTGAAAATGAGCTAATTTACAAGATAAAAAAGATATTAGAAGAAAATAAGAACATATCTAATAATATAAGAAAAATCGAAGAGAAGTTTATTGAAGAAATTTTTAACAGAATAAGAAATGAAAAGAAGGTAGCTCTAATTCTCGAAAATATTTCAAGAAAGGCATTTGAATCTCTTGCTTTCAAATTAAAGAATTTAGATATTAATGGCTATATAGCATTAGTAAGTGATAATAGTTTTATTCTTGCGCTGTTTAATAATTCATTTTCTATCCCGTATAAATCATATAATGTAAATGGGGTGACTTTCGCAAATTTGGAAATAGCAAAG is from Caldisericum sp. and encodes:
- the dapF gene encoding diaminopimelate epimerase; its protein translation is MLSGKHLKFYKFEGTLNDFVVIDGRENSIEHPEELSKILLDRHASIGGDSLLYLEESKIADIKMRVLEKDGSESEMCGNGARCIGLYFSKFFNRNSIKIETKAGIKVVKKVDDNVFSVSMGTMGKIDKFVKGLPTGNSHIIELFGLKLYIVNSSEPHAVIPLKNIKRIPKNKALKIAKNFTLFPFGINVDFIEIVNKSTIKMRTIERGVYEETLACGTGAVASSYVFNKFLNGESVVLVKALGGDLKVKITDDGNYLEGKANFVFKGEIEI
- a CDS encoding alanyl-tRNA editing protein, with translation MINENIYKWETKVKDKFARDGKFFVELEETNFYPDGKGGQLGDRGTIGKANVLFVLEEKNRVLHEVDALDIEESISCEIDKDRRLDISREHTAQHILSQSFIKLYNLETVSFHMGEEYSTIDIEGTNISQENIKEVENFANSIILEDRAVKKYYIDEQELNKIDLRKKTEIAPPIRVVEVENFDKSLCGGTHVDRTGQIGLVKILKTEKTKKDFTRIYFVSGLRALRAFQNKNEIIEEISKILTTGENELIYKIKKILEENKNISNNIRKIEEKFIEEIFNRIRNEKKVALILENISRKAFESLAFKLKNLDINGYIALVSDNSFILALFNNSFSIPYKSYNVNGVTFANLEIAKKDEALKLLNDYFGG